One window of the Lysobacter sp. S4-A87 genome contains the following:
- a CDS encoding oligopeptide:H+ symporter: protein MTTTASATTVDSQGRMPRQIPYIIGNEGCERFSFYGMRNILTPFLVSTLLLYAPEAERAGIAKDVFHSFVIGVYFFPLLGGWLADRFFGKYQTVLWFSLVYCIGHACLAIFEDNRTGFYSGLFLIALGSGGIKPLVVSFCGDQFDQSNKHLAKIVFDAFYWIINFGSFFASLLMPIFLREYGPAVAFGIPGILMFIATFIFWLGRKQYVNVPPTAADPDSFLHVARTALLAQAPGQGRPGLVVAAIGGVLAVGALLLIPKLGFVICACMALGLVIAFGGMGTSLQLERARGRHPDAAVDGVRAVLRILIVFALATPFHSLFDQKASTWVLQGNEMMMPNELWWWPSWLIKDAAQMQAINPLLVMLLIPFNNIVLYPALRKLGFEPTALRRMGWGIAFAGVAWIGAGLIQLYLDGGHPVTLAWQMLPYALLTFGEVLVSATALEFAYSQAPRAMKGVIMAFWYLAITFGSLWVLLTNAGVRNQTVMSHIANTGLSENAFLMFFFAGFAFVAAAAFGLYARTYPMQDNYRSA, encoded by the coding sequence ATGACGACCACCGCAAGCGCCACCACTGTCGATTCCCAGGGCAGGATGCCCCGGCAGATTCCTTACATCATCGGCAACGAGGGCTGCGAGCGGTTCAGTTTCTACGGGATGCGCAACATCCTGACGCCGTTCCTGGTCAGCACGCTGCTGCTGTACGCGCCGGAAGCCGAACGCGCCGGCATCGCCAAGGATGTCTTCCACAGCTTCGTCATCGGCGTCTACTTCTTCCCGCTGCTGGGTGGCTGGCTGGCCGACCGGTTCTTCGGCAAGTACCAGACGGTGCTGTGGTTCTCGCTGGTCTACTGCATCGGCCATGCCTGCCTTGCGATCTTCGAGGACAACCGCACCGGCTTCTACTCCGGCCTGTTCCTGATCGCGCTCGGCTCAGGCGGCATCAAGCCATTGGTGGTGTCGTTCTGCGGCGACCAGTTCGACCAGAGCAACAAGCACCTGGCCAAGATCGTCTTCGACGCCTTCTACTGGATCATCAACTTCGGCAGCTTCTTCGCCTCGCTGCTGATGCCGATCTTCCTGCGCGAGTACGGCCCGGCAGTGGCGTTCGGCATTCCCGGCATCCTGATGTTCATCGCCACGTTCATCTTCTGGCTGGGCCGCAAGCAATACGTCAACGTGCCGCCGACCGCGGCCGACCCGGACTCGTTCCTGCACGTGGCGCGCACCGCGCTGCTGGCGCAGGCACCGGGGCAGGGCCGTCCGGGCCTGGTCGTGGCGGCGATCGGCGGTGTGCTCGCGGTGGGCGCGCTGCTGCTGATTCCCAAGCTGGGCTTCGTGATCTGCGCCTGCATGGCGCTGGGCCTGGTCATCGCCTTTGGTGGCATGGGCACCTCATTGCAGCTCGAGCGTGCCCGCGGCCGCCACCCGGACGCGGCCGTGGACGGCGTGCGCGCGGTGCTGCGCATCCTGATCGTGTTCGCGCTGGCGACACCGTTCCACTCGCTGTTCGACCAGAAGGCCTCGACCTGGGTGCTGCAGGGCAACGAGATGATGATGCCGAACGAGCTGTGGTGGTGGCCGAGCTGGCTGATCAAGGATGCCGCGCAGATGCAGGCGATCAATCCGCTGCTGGTGATGCTGCTGATTCCGTTCAACAACATCGTGCTGTACCCGGCGCTGCGCAAGCTCGGATTCGAACCGACCGCACTGCGGCGCATGGGCTGGGGCATCGCCTTCGCCGGCGTGGCCTGGATCGGCGCCGGCCTGATCCAGCTCTACCTCGACGGCGGGCATCCGGTGACGCTGGCCTGGCAGATGCTGCCTTACGCATTGCTGACGTTCGGCGAGGTGCTGGTGTCGGCGACCGCGCTGGAGTTCGCCTACAGCCAGGCGCCGCGGGCGATGAAGGGCGTCATCATGGCGTTCTGGTACCTGGCCATCACCTTCGGCAGCCTGTGGGTACTGCTGACCAATGCCGGCGTGCGCAACCAGACGGTGATGTCGCACATCGCCAACACCGGCCTGAGCGAGAATGCCTTCCTGATGTTCTTCTTCGCCGGCTTCGCGTTCGTTGCCGCGGCGGCTTTCGGGCTGTACGCGCGCACCTACCCGATGCAGGACAACTACCGCAGCGCATGA
- a CDS encoding rhomboid family intramembrane serine protease, with protein sequence MLTFILIAVTVVVSWLAFERPQLLNRLILWPPAIDRNHQYDRLVTHGFIHADWSHLLFNMITLYFFGRVIEGVIGQLIGPFGFLLFYLSAIVIAILPTYLRHRHDPGYRSLGASGAVSAVLFAFVLLKPWSLIIVFVLPMPAIVYAVGYVAYSFWMDRRGGDNINHSAHLSGAIYGVLFMLLMEPRVGTIFLERLMSPSFR encoded by the coding sequence ATGCTGACCTTCATCCTGATCGCCGTGACCGTGGTGGTCTCGTGGCTGGCCTTCGAGCGGCCGCAGCTGTTGAACCGCCTGATCCTGTGGCCGCCGGCGATCGACCGCAACCACCAGTACGACCGGCTGGTCACGCACGGCTTCATCCACGCCGACTGGTCGCACCTGCTGTTCAACATGATCACGCTGTACTTCTTCGGTCGCGTGATCGAAGGCGTGATCGGCCAGCTGATCGGGCCGTTCGGGTTCCTGCTGTTCTACCTGTCGGCGATTGTCATTGCGATCCTGCCGACCTACCTGCGCCATCGCCACGATCCGGGCTACCGCAGCCTGGGTGCTTCCGGCGCGGTGTCGGCGGTGCTGTTCGCCTTCGTCCTGCTCAAGCCGTGGTCGCTGATCATCGTGTTCGTGCTGCCGATGCCGGCGATTGTCTACGCCGTCGGCTATGTCGCCTATTCGTTCTGGATGGACCGGCGCGGCGGCGACAACATCAACCACAGCGCGCACCTGTCAGGTGCGATCTATGGCGTGTTGTTCATGCTGCTGATGGAGCCGCGCGTGGGAACGATCTTCCTGGAACGGCTGATGAGCCCGTCCTTCCGCTGA
- a CDS encoding GNAT family N-acetyltransferase, protein MTQHQIQHDPVTGAFTTTVDGVDARLEYYREGSKMVITHTGVPEAIGGRGIAGELVREAFEFAKAQGWHVHPACSYAAAWVERHPEYNQLLA, encoded by the coding sequence ATGACCCAGCACCAGATCCAGCACGACCCGGTGACCGGCGCGTTCACGACGACTGTCGATGGAGTCGACGCCCGGCTGGAGTACTACCGCGAAGGCAGCAAGATGGTGATCACCCACACCGGCGTCCCGGAGGCGATCGGCGGCCGCGGCATCGCTGGCGAGCTGGTCCGCGAGGCCTTCGAGTTCGCCAAGGCGCAGGGTTGGCACGTCCACCCGGCCTGCTCCTATGCCGCCGCCTGGGTCGAACGCCATCCCGAGTACAACCAGCTGCTGGCCTGA
- a CDS encoding pseudouridine synthase has translation MRAHPPTAAPLAPARMRLNKHISDTGFCSRREADNLIAEGRVTVNGARARVGAEVGEGDQVQVDGQPLKVRQASKGKRQHVYIALNKPVGVTSTTEAGVKDNIVDFVGHQQRIFPIGRLDKDSEGLILLTSNGDIVNEILRAENKLEKEYLVVVNHAVTDEFLRAMARGVPIHGQTTLPCRTGKLGKFGFRIVLVQGLNRQIRLMAAHFGFRVKQLLRVRIGNVKLGHLKPGQWRNLTDAELQGLLPQRTQW, from the coding sequence ATGCGCGCCCATCCCCCGACTGCCGCGCCCCTGGCGCCCGCCCGCATGCGCCTGAACAAGCACATCAGCGACACCGGCTTCTGCTCGCGTCGCGAAGCCGACAACCTCATCGCCGAGGGGCGGGTGACCGTCAACGGCGCGCGCGCGCGCGTCGGCGCCGAGGTCGGCGAAGGCGACCAGGTCCAGGTCGACGGCCAGCCGCTGAAGGTCCGCCAGGCCAGCAAGGGCAAGCGCCAGCACGTCTACATCGCCCTCAACAAGCCGGTCGGCGTCACCAGCACCACCGAGGCGGGGGTCAAGGACAACATCGTCGACTTCGTCGGCCACCAGCAGCGCATCTTTCCGATCGGCCGGCTCGACAAGGACTCCGAGGGGCTGATCCTGCTGACCAGCAACGGCGACATCGTCAACGAGATCCTGCGCGCAGAGAACAAGCTGGAAAAGGAATACCTGGTGGTGGTCAACCACGCCGTCACCGACGAGTTCCTGCGCGCCATGGCGCGTGGCGTGCCCATCCACGGTCAGACCACGCTGCCGTGCAGGACCGGAAAGCTGGGCAAGTTCGGTTTCCGCATCGTCCTGGTGCAGGGCCTCAACCGGCAGATCCGCCTGATGGCCGCGCACTTCGGCTTCCGCGTGAAGCAGCTGCTGCGTGTGCGCATCGGCAACGTCAAGCTTGGCCACCTCAAGCCCGGCCAGTGGCGCAACCTGACCGACGCCGAGCTGCAGGGATTGCTGCCGCAGCGGACGCAGTGGTAA
- a CDS encoding DUF3298 and DUF4163 domain-containing protein yields MKRLFMLSLLGLAVMAGCKREGEPAAPATSATPGAPAPAATDATVPAAVELKDVSESTPDYIIGISYQVPAGQHPALAAELKKYADAARADLIEAAKSRGQPGGATSAPYDLSLSFTELMNTPSVVAVAADGSSYTGGAHGAPLIARFVWLPQQQRMLTARELVRDDKGWAAISGYVREQLHSALSQRVDADDLPAEERAEVVKNASRMIDDGTEPAPTDFALFEPMAAPDGKLGGLRFVFAPYQVGPYSDGTQTVEVPADVLLPFVTPEYRSLFTGG; encoded by the coding sequence ATGAAGCGATTGTTCATGCTGTCGTTGCTGGGCCTGGCCGTGATGGCCGGCTGCAAGCGCGAGGGCGAGCCGGCGGCGCCGGCGACCAGTGCCACGCCGGGTGCCCCCGCGCCAGCGGCGACCGATGCGACCGTGCCTGCCGCGGTCGAGCTCAAGGACGTTTCCGAGTCGACCCCGGACTACATCATCGGCATCAGCTACCAGGTTCCGGCCGGCCAGCATCCGGCGCTGGCGGCCGAGCTGAAGAAGTACGCCGATGCCGCCCGCGCCGACCTGATCGAGGCAGCCAAGTCGCGTGGCCAGCCCGGCGGCGCGACCAGCGCCCCCTACGACCTCTCGCTGAGCTTCACCGAGTTGATGAACACCCCCAGCGTGGTCGCCGTCGCTGCCGATGGCAGCAGCTATACCGGCGGTGCCCACGGCGCGCCGTTGATCGCGCGCTTCGTCTGGCTGCCGCAGCAGCAGCGGATGCTGACCGCGCGCGAGCTGGTGCGCGACGACAAGGGCTGGGCGGCGATATCGGGCTACGTCCGCGAGCAGTTGCACTCGGCGCTGTCGCAGCGCGTCGATGCCGACGACCTGCCGGCGGAGGAGCGCGCCGAAGTGGTCAAGAACGCCTCGCGCATGATCGACGACGGCACCGAGCCGGCGCCGACCGACTTCGCACTGTTCGAGCCCATGGCCGCGCCGGATGGCAAGCTGGGTGGCCTGCGCTTCGTGTTCGCGCCCTACCAGGTCGGCCCGTACTCCGACGGCACGCAGACGGTGGAGGTCCCCGCCGACGTGCTGCTGCCGTTCGTGACCCCCGAGTACCGGTCGCTGTTCACCGGGGGTTGA
- the cfa gene encoding cyclopropane fatty acyl phospholipid synthase has translation MSALRSRVEQLLSLADVRVGGARPWDLQVEDERFFARVLVEGSLGLGESYMDGWWRTPSLDGFLFKVISADLDRRVRGWKARADAVRAYLTNLQSRRRSFVVGEQHYDLGNDLYRAMLGRRLVYSCAYWRDRDGARLHDLDAAQEAKLDLVCRKLRLKPGMRVLDIGCGWGEALKFAAERYGISGVGVTVSREQAAYARELCAGLPIEIRLQDYREAGAGEGDERFDAILSIGMFEHVGVKNYETYFEVARRCLAEEGLFLLHTIGTNLSVQVTDPWIDRYIFPNSMLPSAAQISTACEGLFVMEDWHNFGADYELTLQAWLDNVERAWPQLPARYDERFQRMWRFYLSASMASFRSRHTQLWQLVLSPSGVRGGYIAPR, from the coding sequence ATGTCCGCATTGCGCAGTCGGGTAGAGCAGTTGCTTTCGTTGGCCGACGTCCGCGTCGGCGGTGCGCGTCCGTGGGACCTGCAGGTCGAGGACGAGCGCTTTTTCGCCCGCGTCCTGGTCGAGGGCTCGCTCGGGCTGGGCGAGTCGTACATGGATGGGTGGTGGCGAACGCCATCGCTGGACGGCTTCCTGTTCAAGGTCATCAGTGCCGACCTCGATCGCCGCGTGCGCGGTTGGAAGGCGCGGGCCGATGCGGTGCGCGCCTACCTGACCAACCTGCAGAGCCGCCGTCGCAGCTTCGTCGTCGGTGAGCAGCACTACGACCTGGGCAACGATCTGTATCGGGCCATGCTCGGGCGCCGCCTGGTCTACAGCTGCGCCTACTGGCGCGACCGCGACGGTGCGCGCCTGCACGACCTGGACGCGGCGCAGGAGGCCAAGCTCGACCTGGTCTGCCGAAAGCTCCGCCTCAAGCCCGGCATGCGCGTGCTCGACATCGGCTGCGGCTGGGGCGAGGCGCTGAAGTTCGCCGCCGAGCGCTATGGCATCAGCGGCGTCGGCGTGACCGTGTCGCGCGAACAGGCCGCGTATGCGCGCGAGCTGTGCGCGGGATTGCCGATCGAGATCCGGCTGCAGGACTACCGAGAGGCCGGGGCGGGCGAGGGTGATGAGCGTTTCGACGCGATCCTTTCGATCGGCATGTTCGAGCACGTCGGCGTCAAGAACTACGAGACCTACTTCGAGGTGGCGCGACGCTGCCTGGCCGAGGAAGGCCTGTTCCTGCTGCACACGATCGGCACCAACCTGTCGGTGCAAGTCACCGACCCGTGGATCGACCGCTACATCTTCCCCAACTCGATGCTGCCGTCGGCTGCGCAGATCTCGACGGCCTGCGAAGGCCTGTTCGTGATGGAGGACTGGCACAACTTCGGCGCCGACTACGAGCTGACCCTGCAGGCCTGGCTCGACAACGTCGAGCGGGCGTGGCCACAACTGCCGGCCCGCTACGACGAGCGTTTCCAGCGCATGTGGCGCTTCTACCTGTCGGCCTCGATGGCCAGTTTCCGCAGCCGCCACACGCAGTTGTGGCAACTGGTGCTGTCACCCTCGGGCGTGCGCGGGGGCTACATCGCACCGCGTTGA
- a CDS encoding amino acid permease — protein MQTWFRRKDIDRVTVHEEGRRLVPTLSWPHLIALGIGAIVGTGIYTLIGVGANLAGPAVLLSFLVAGIVCACAALAYAEMATMMPAAGSAYTYSYIVLGEAIAWVVGWSLILEYSLVVSTVAVGWSGYAVGFLKGLGVDLPLWLTAGPHAGGVVNLPAVIIVFVVAGMLMAGTRESATLNAILVVLKIIALGIFVAIALPHFDVANTQPFMPYGFAKSMDAGGVERGVMAAAAIIFFAFYGFDAISTAAEETKNPGRDLSIGIVGSMVGCTLIYMVVALAAVGALSYTVFGNSPEPLALILRELGQGKAATVIAAAAVIALPTVLLAFLYGQSRIFFVMSRDGLLPRSLSKVNARTGTPIATTLFTATLVAALAGVARLDEIAALANAGTLAAFIAVAVCLLVLRKRDPERKRLFRAPLAWVIGPIAIFGCLYLFWSLPQRTQLWFLLWNAIGVVAYLAYGRKSSLLAAGKEA, from the coding sequence ATGCAGACTTGGTTCCGGCGCAAGGACATCGACCGGGTCACGGTCCACGAGGAAGGTCGCCGACTGGTGCCGACCCTGAGCTGGCCGCACCTGATCGCCCTGGGCATCGGCGCCATCGTCGGCACCGGCATCTACACCCTGATCGGAGTCGGCGCCAACCTCGCCGGACCGGCCGTGCTGCTGTCGTTCCTGGTCGCGGGCATCGTCTGCGCCTGCGCCGCACTGGCCTACGCCGAAATGGCGACCATGATGCCGGCCGCCGGCAGCGCCTATACCTACAGCTACATCGTGCTGGGCGAGGCCATCGCCTGGGTGGTGGGCTGGAGCCTCATCCTCGAGTACTCGCTGGTGGTCAGCACGGTCGCGGTCGGCTGGTCCGGCTACGCCGTCGGCTTCCTCAAGGGACTGGGGGTGGACCTGCCCTTGTGGTTGACCGCCGGCCCGCACGCGGGCGGCGTGGTCAACCTGCCAGCGGTGATCATCGTCTTCGTCGTGGCAGGCATGCTGATGGCGGGCACGCGCGAAAGCGCCACCCTCAACGCGATCCTGGTGGTGCTCAAGATCATCGCGCTGGGCATCTTCGTCGCCATCGCCCTGCCGCATTTCGACGTCGCCAACACCCAGCCGTTCATGCCCTACGGCTTCGCCAAGTCCATGGACGCCGGCGGCGTGGAGCGCGGCGTCATGGCCGCTGCGGCGATCATCTTCTTCGCCTTCTACGGGTTCGATGCGATATCCACCGCGGCCGAGGAAACCAAGAACCCGGGCCGCGACCTGTCGATCGGCATCGTCGGTTCGATGGTCGGCTGCACCCTGATCTACATGGTCGTGGCCCTGGCCGCCGTCGGCGCGCTGAGCTACACCGTGTTCGGCAACAGCCCCGAGCCGCTGGCGCTGATCCTGCGCGAACTCGGCCAGGGCAAGGCGGCCACCGTCATCGCAGCGGCTGCGGTGATCGCGTTGCCGACGGTGCTGCTGGCATTCCTGTACGGCCAGAGCCGCATCTTCTTCGTGATGTCGCGTGACGGCCTGCTGCCGCGCAGCCTGTCGAAGGTCAACGCGCGCACTGGCACGCCGATCGCCACCACGCTGTTCACCGCAACCCTGGTCGCGGCGCTGGCCGGCGTGGCACGCCTGGACGAGATCGCGGCACTGGCCAATGCCGGCACGCTGGCGGCCTTCATCGCTGTGGCGGTGTGCCTGCTGGTGCTGCGCAAGCGCGACCCGGAGCGCAAGCGTCTGTTCCGCGCTCCGCTGGCGTGGGTGATCGGTCCGATCGCGATCTTCGGCTGCCTGTACCTGTTCTGGAGCCTGCCGCAGCGCACGCAGTTGTGGTTCCTGCTGTGGAATGCGATCGGCGTCGTGGCTTACCTGGCCTACGGCCGCAAGAGCAGCCTGCTGGCTGCCGGCAAGGAAGCGTAA
- a CDS encoding NAD-dependent protein deacetylase, with protein MSAAPKNASLHEDADRLREWLHPHRRVFVLTGAGCSTDSGIPDYRDGDGQWKRTPPVTYQAFTIDPQINARYWARSFIGWPRIAQARPNAAHLALASWEQQGRLTTLLTQNVDGLHQRAGSRQVIDLHGRLDDVVCLACGDRQPRAAMQEQLAALNPGWLDLDAATAPDGDADLDGHDFSTFRVPQCARCAGMLKPDVVFFGENVPRPRYLQAQEALQASDAVLVVGSSLMVYSGFRFVRSAHEAGMPIAIVNRGRTRADDLAGMKLQADAGAVLAAAMA; from the coding sequence ATGTCCGCAGCTCCCAAGAACGCCTCCCTGCACGAAGACGCCGACCGCCTGCGCGAGTGGCTGCACCCGCATCGGCGTGTGTTCGTGCTCACCGGTGCCGGTTGCAGCACCGATTCGGGCATTCCCGACTACCGCGACGGCGACGGCCAGTGGAAGCGCACGCCGCCAGTGACCTACCAGGCGTTCACGATCGATCCGCAGATCAACGCCCGCTACTGGGCCCGCAGCTTCATCGGCTGGCCGCGCATCGCGCAGGCCCGGCCGAACGCCGCCCACCTCGCCCTCGCGAGCTGGGAGCAGCAGGGCCGGCTGACGACCCTGCTCACCCAGAATGTCGATGGCCTGCACCAGCGCGCCGGTAGCCGCCAGGTGATCGACCTCCATGGCCGCCTCGACGACGTGGTCTGCCTGGCCTGCGGCGATCGCCAGCCGCGCGCGGCGATGCAGGAGCAACTTGCCGCATTGAATCCGGGCTGGCTCGATCTGGATGCGGCGACTGCACCGGATGGCGATGCCGATCTGGACGGTCACGACTTCAGTACGTTCCGCGTGCCGCAGTGCGCGCGTTGCGCCGGGATGCTCAAGCCGGACGTGGTGTTCTTCGGCGAGAACGTCCCGCGTCCGCGTTACCTGCAGGCGCAGGAGGCGCTGCAGGCGTCCGATGCGGTGCTGGTGGTGGGCTCGTCGCTGATGGTCTATTCGGGCTTCCGCTTCGTGCGCAGCGCGCACGAGGCCGGCATGCCCATTGCCATCGTCAACCGCGGACGCACGCGGGCCGACGATCTGGCGGGAATGAAGCTCCAGGCCGATGCCGGAGCGGTGCTAGCGGCAGCGATGGCCTGA